The following are encoded together in the Actinoplanes sp. N902-109 genome:
- a CDS encoding AraC family transcriptional regulator, producing MTTGRFSVSPAVAATMADLGVPAGRVLQAAGLPEDLFRGPQVLLTQEQFYRCWTALEALAGDPAIGATLAARISTETFQPAIFAALCSPDLRHATERVATHKRLLGPQQMAVDADTDQLRVSMRWPPAPPPPPSFVAYEVAFVVALARLGTRTRVTPLSVRVPDPPAGAAAEAYADFLGVRIRRGSPATVAFTGLDARRPFLTANAELWQLFEPDLRRRLGDLDRSESTADRVRAALNDLLPAGEATAAGVARRLAVSSRTLQRRLAEEGTTFQAVLERTRLHLARHYLNRPDVTMTEIAFLLGYDEPSSFHRAFHQWSGTTPQQARSGSIG from the coding sequence GTGACCACCGGCCGGTTCAGTGTGAGTCCCGCCGTCGCGGCCACGATGGCTGACCTCGGCGTGCCCGCCGGGCGGGTACTGCAGGCCGCGGGCCTGCCGGAGGACCTGTTCCGCGGCCCCCAGGTGCTGCTCACCCAGGAGCAGTTCTACCGCTGCTGGACGGCGCTGGAAGCGCTGGCCGGGGACCCCGCGATCGGGGCGACGCTGGCCGCCCGGATCAGCACGGAGACGTTCCAGCCGGCGATCTTCGCCGCGCTGTGCAGCCCGGATCTGCGCCACGCCACCGAGCGGGTCGCCACCCACAAGCGGCTGCTGGGCCCGCAGCAGATGGCGGTGGACGCGGACACCGATCAGCTGCGTGTCTCGATGCGGTGGCCGCCCGCTCCGCCGCCGCCGCCCAGCTTTGTCGCGTACGAGGTCGCTTTTGTGGTGGCGCTCGCCCGGCTGGGGACGCGAACGCGGGTCACGCCGCTGTCCGTCCGGGTCCCGGACCCGCCCGCCGGCGCGGCGGCCGAGGCGTACGCCGACTTCCTGGGGGTCCGGATCCGGCGGGGCTCACCAGCGACGGTGGCGTTCACCGGGCTGGACGCCCGCCGGCCGTTCCTGACCGCGAACGCCGAGCTGTGGCAGCTGTTCGAGCCGGACCTGCGCCGCCGCCTCGGCGATCTCGACCGGAGCGAGTCGACGGCCGACCGGGTCCGCGCCGCCCTGAACGATCTGCTGCCGGCCGGCGAGGCCACCGCCGCCGGCGTGGCCCGCCGCCTGGCGGTCAGCAGCCGTACGCTGCAGCGCCGCCTGGCCGAGGAAGGCACGACCTTTCAGGCTGTGCTGGAGCGGACGCGGCTGCACCTCGCCCGGCACTACCTGAACCGACCGGACGTGACCATGACGGAGATCGCGTTCCTGCTGGGCTACGACGAGCCGAGCTCGTTCCACCGGGCCTTCCACCAGTGGTCG
- a CDS encoding VOC family protein, with product MFTLAITFDDADPARTARFWAALLGRELTGETTVAGDETQVELRFRAAPEVARTGLNRLHLHVTSTSLADQLERVEQALGLGANHLDVGQRPEEGHIVLADPAGNEFCVIEPGNKFLAGCGLLGEVACDGNRAVGLFWSAALGWPLVWDQDEETAIQSPYGGTKVAWGGPPVAPRPGVRRQRFELTTTGGDRAAGVERLVSLGAARLGSTADGGVLLADPDGNEFSVR from the coding sequence GTGTTCACACTGGCGATCACCTTCGACGATGCCGACCCGGCCCGCACGGCCCGGTTCTGGGCGGCGCTGCTCGGCCGGGAACTGACCGGCGAAACCACCGTGGCGGGCGACGAAACGCAGGTGGAGCTGCGGTTCAGGGCCGCGCCGGAGGTCGCCCGGACCGGGCTCAACCGGCTGCACCTGCACGTGACCAGCACCAGCCTCGCCGACCAGCTCGAGCGGGTGGAGCAGGCGCTCGGACTCGGCGCCAACCATCTCGACGTGGGGCAGCGGCCCGAGGAGGGCCACATCGTGCTGGCCGACCCGGCCGGCAACGAGTTCTGCGTGATCGAACCGGGCAACAAGTTCCTGGCCGGCTGCGGGCTGCTCGGTGAGGTCGCCTGCGACGGCAACCGGGCGGTGGGGCTGTTCTGGAGCGCCGCACTGGGCTGGCCCCTGGTGTGGGACCAGGACGAGGAGACCGCGATCCAGTCCCCGTACGGGGGAACGAAAGTCGCCTGGGGCGGGCCCCCGGTGGCCCCCAGGCCCGGGGTGCGCCGGCAGCGCTTCGAGCTCACCACGACCGGCGGCGACCGGGCGGCCGGTGTCGAACGGCTGGTCTCGCTCGGGGCGGCGCGGCTCGGCAGCACGGCGGACGGCGGTGTCCTGCTCGCCGATCCGGACGGCAACGAGTTCTCCGTACGGTAA
- a CDS encoding GNAT family N-acetyltransferase: protein MTVELRPMTSSEFDSVVDTAFADYLTARVAGGVIRQEDAAADIQQQRKQYLPDGVATEHMLLYIGEADGERIGWIWLALPGGANHPDTAWVYFVVVDDAHRGKGYGRGLMLAAERELVQRGVRRLGLNVFGANETAIRLYERLGYQVVTQQMTKPLIG, encoded by the coding sequence ATGACCGTGGAGCTGCGTCCCATGACCTCGAGCGAGTTCGACTCTGTCGTCGACACCGCGTTCGCCGATTACCTCACCGCGAGGGTGGCCGGCGGTGTCATCCGACAGGAGGATGCGGCGGCTGACATTCAGCAGCAGCGTAAGCAGTACTTGCCGGACGGCGTGGCGACAGAGCACATGCTGCTGTACATCGGTGAAGCTGACGGTGAGCGGATCGGCTGGATATGGCTCGCGCTGCCGGGCGGGGCGAATCACCCGGACACCGCATGGGTCTACTTCGTTGTGGTCGACGACGCGCATCGGGGCAAGGGTTACGGCCGAGGCTTGATGCTTGCCGCCGAACGCGAGCTCGTTCAACGGGGCGTGCGCCGTCTCGGCCTCAACGTGTTCGGCGCCAACGAGACGGCGATCAGACTGTATGAGCGACTCGGCTACCAGGTCGTCACTCAGCAGATGACCAAGCCGCTCATCGGTTAG
- a CDS encoding translation factor GTPase family protein: MLAFLNLGVVAHVDAGKTSLTERLLFEAGVLSEPGSVDAGTTVTDAMELERRRGITIRAAVTSFALGDLTVNLLDTPGHPDFIAEVERSLAVLDAAVLVVSGVEGVQPQTVVIWRALRRIGVPAVLFVNKVDRSGADADRVVTQARHRLTPHLVPLTRVTGAGTRDARVGALALDAEPVVEAVADGDDRVLAAWLAGQRPGRAAVRSALRRGIRRQTLTPVLHGSALTGAGVPQLRRVVTGLLPRAGEPGGPAAGSVFAVDRDGHGRRAWVRLWSGELRVRDRVAFAGRRPERITEVAVSAPGEVAVHPAARAGQIAALRGTSARIGETLGAPPGRRAHRFPPATLQALVEPVDPARRTALFAGLAELADEDPLIDLRLDEQAGEAVVSLHGEVQKEVLAALLQDRYGVAARFSGTAVACIERVTGTGSAQERVKERGNPYLAGIGLRLEAAPAGHGVEFRPGIEPGRLPPAFIAATEEGVRAALRQGPAGWPVTDCMVTMTSSQYWPRQSASHQKFDKSVSSVAADFRNLAPVVVAAALAPAGTRVCQPVNRFELDLPRPAHGPVTALLGRLGALVLDTATNGGYVRLAGHLPAAQVPALTTALPDLTGGEGVLVTRFDHHAPVTGRRPPVQPRRGPDPADRTAWFRAVPR; this comes from the coding sequence GTGTTGGCCTTTCTCAATCTCGGCGTCGTCGCCCATGTTGACGCCGGCAAGACCAGTCTGACCGAGCGCCTGCTGTTCGAAGCGGGCGTGCTGAGCGAGCCCGGCAGCGTCGACGCCGGGACCACCGTCACCGACGCGATGGAGCTGGAACGCCGGCGCGGCATCACGATCCGCGCCGCGGTGACCTCGTTCGCGCTCGGCGACCTGACCGTCAATCTGCTCGACACCCCGGGCCACCCCGACTTCATCGCCGAGGTGGAGCGCTCGCTGGCCGTGCTGGACGCCGCGGTGCTGGTGGTCTCCGGCGTGGAGGGGGTGCAGCCGCAGACCGTGGTGATCTGGCGGGCGTTGCGCCGCATCGGCGTGCCGGCCGTGCTGTTCGTCAACAAGGTCGACCGGTCCGGGGCCGACGCGGACCGGGTCGTGACCCAGGCCCGGCACCGGCTCACCCCGCACCTGGTCCCGCTCACCCGGGTCACCGGCGCCGGGACGCGCGACGCCCGGGTCGGGGCGCTGGCGCTGGACGCGGAACCCGTCGTCGAGGCGGTCGCGGACGGCGACGACCGGGTCCTCGCGGCCTGGCTCGCCGGGCAACGGCCGGGGCGCGCCGCGGTGCGTTCGGCGCTGCGCCGGGGCATCCGCCGGCAGACGCTCACCCCGGTGCTGCACGGCTCGGCGCTGACCGGCGCCGGGGTGCCGCAGCTGCGCCGGGTGGTGACCGGGCTGCTGCCGCGTGCGGGTGAGCCGGGCGGACCGGCTGCGGGCAGCGTGTTCGCGGTCGACCGGGACGGGCACGGCCGGCGGGCGTGGGTCCGGCTGTGGTCGGGCGAGCTGCGGGTGCGCGACCGGGTCGCCTTCGCCGGGCGGCGGCCCGAGCGGATCACCGAGGTGGCGGTCAGCGCGCCCGGTGAGGTGGCGGTGCACCCGGCCGCCCGGGCCGGGCAGATCGCCGCGCTGCGCGGCACGTCGGCGCGGATCGGCGAGACCCTCGGCGCCCCGCCCGGCCGGCGCGCCCACCGCTTCCCGCCGGCCACCCTGCAGGCGCTGGTCGAGCCGGTCGACCCGGCGCGGCGCACGGCGCTGTTCGCCGGGCTGGCCGAGCTGGCCGACGAGGACCCGCTGATCGACCTGCGCCTCGACGAGCAGGCCGGCGAGGCGGTGGTCAGCCTGCACGGCGAGGTGCAGAAGGAGGTGCTCGCGGCCCTGCTGCAGGACCGGTACGGTGTCGCGGCGCGGTTCTCCGGCACCGCCGTCGCCTGCATCGAGCGGGTCACCGGCACCGGTTCGGCGCAGGAGCGGGTCAAGGAACGGGGCAACCCGTACCTGGCCGGGATCGGCCTGCGGCTCGAGGCGGCGCCGGCCGGGCACGGCGTCGAGTTCCGCCCCGGCATCGAGCCCGGCCGGCTGCCCCCGGCGTTCATCGCCGCCACCGAGGAGGGCGTCCGCGCCGCGCTGCGCCAGGGACCGGCCGGCTGGCCGGTCACCGACTGCATGGTGACGATGACGTCCTCGCAGTACTGGCCCCGGCAGAGCGCATCGCACCAGAAGTTCGACAAGTCGGTGTCCAGTGTGGCCGCCGACTTCCGCAACCTCGCCCCGGTGGTGGTGGCCGCCGCCCTGGCCCCGGCCGGCACCCGGGTCTGCCAGCCGGTCAACCGGTTCGAGCTGGACCTGCCGCGGCCCGCGCACGGCCCGGTGACCGCGCTGCTGGGCCGGCTCGGGGCGCTGGTCCTGGACACCGCGACCAACGGCGGTTACGTACGGCTGGCGGGCCACCTGCCCGCCGCGCAGGTGCCCGCGCTGACCACCGCGCTGCCCGACCTGACCGGGGGCGAGGGCGTGCTGGTGACCCGCTTCGACCATCACGCGCCGGTCACCGGGCGGCGGCCGCCGGTCCAGCCGCGCCGGGGCCCGGACCCGGCCGACCGGACGGCCTGGTTCCGGGCCGTGCCGCGCTGA
- a CDS encoding oxidoreductase, protein MSWTTADIPDQHGRVAVVTGANGGLGLASAVALAGRGAHVVLAARDQVKGAAALERLRAVHPGASAELVELDLGSLASVAAAARRIRSVHPAVDLLMNNAGVMAMPQGLTADGFETQLGVNHLGHWALTAHLLPAIVRVPGARVVTVTSGAQHLGRPLDPGDPSRLRDFDPWRAYDDSKLANRHFAQGLDRRFRAAGVAARALTAHPGFTDSGLQATTVAAGGGGRLARFFDALTRRFGMTVERGALSQLRAATDPEAEGGTMYGPRWSAGGPPVARRLFRPGSDAAIETLWTVSQRLTGLDVDVEAALADTGAIGRP, encoded by the coding sequence ATGTCCTGGACCACGGCCGACATTCCCGATCAGCACGGCCGCGTGGCTGTCGTCACCGGGGCCAATGGGGGCCTCGGGCTCGCCTCCGCTGTGGCGCTGGCCGGGCGCGGCGCGCACGTCGTGCTGGCCGCCCGCGACCAGGTCAAGGGTGCGGCTGCGCTCGAGCGGCTGCGAGCCGTGCACCCCGGTGCCTCGGCCGAACTGGTCGAACTGGATCTCGGCTCGTTGGCCTCCGTCGCTGCCGCGGCCCGCCGGATCCGCAGTGTCCACCCCGCGGTCGACCTCCTGATGAACAATGCGGGGGTGATGGCGATGCCGCAGGGGCTCACCGCTGACGGGTTCGAGACTCAGCTCGGCGTCAACCACCTGGGTCACTGGGCGCTCACGGCGCACCTGCTGCCCGCGATCGTGCGCGTGCCCGGGGCGCGAGTGGTCACCGTGACCAGCGGCGCCCAGCACCTCGGACGGCCGCTCGACCCCGGCGATCCGTCGCGGCTGCGCGACTTCGACCCGTGGCGTGCCTACGACGACTCGAAGCTCGCGAACCGGCACTTCGCGCAGGGGCTGGACCGGCGGTTCCGGGCGGCCGGGGTCGCCGCCCGGGCGCTGACCGCCCACCCGGGGTTCACCGACTCCGGCCTGCAGGCCACCACGGTCGCCGCCGGTGGGGGCGGTCGCCTCGCCCGGTTCTTCGACGCCCTGACCCGGCGGTTCGGGATGACGGTCGAGCGCGGCGCGCTCAGCCAGCTGCGCGCGGCCACCGATCCGGAGGCCGAGGGCGGCACGATGTACGGGCCGCGCTGGTCCGCGGGCGGGCCGCCGGTCGCGCGGCGGCTGTTCCGGCCCGGTTCCGACGCCGCGATCGAGACCCTGTGGACGGTCTCGCAGCGACTCACCGGCCTCGACGTCGACGTCGAGGCGGCCCTGGCCGACACTGGTGCGATCGGGCGGCCGTGA